Proteins encoded together in one Musa acuminata AAA Group cultivar baxijiao chromosome BXJ3-6, Cavendish_Baxijiao_AAA, whole genome shotgun sequence window:
- the LOC135641741 gene encoding protein MKS1-like, with the protein MDPSEPRPSPRRELQGPRPAPLRVSRESRKIKKPPVAPPPHHQYPPDPQPQHDRDPVVIYTVSPKIIHANPSEFMSLVQRLTGPGSDPSAEPSLPSPGGALSPAARIATFEKAASPHASDLYRARTGAVGGFEIEREATVDRPASFPGVLSPVPASLLPISPTLFSPSFDPSVLGFLLELSPVLANKSNVDGNNRSFMDGGSFLASPSNNLLSTPTVPSPGAFWELLNQFPDL; encoded by the coding sequence ATGGATCCCTCGGAACCCCGACCGTCGCCGAGGCGAGAGCTGCAAGGCCCACGGCCTGCTCCTCTCAGGGTAAGCAGAGAGTCGCGCAAGATCAAGAAGCCACCTGTAGCGCCGCCACCGCACCACCAGTACCCGCCGGATCCGCAGCCGCAGCACGACCGGGATCCGGTGGTCATCTACACCGTCTCCCCCAAGATCATCCACGCCAACCCCAGCGAGTTCATGTCCCTCGTCCAGAGACTGACCGGCCCCGGCTCCGATCCCTCCGCTGAACCCTCGCTGCCCTCGCCCGGGGGAGCGCTCTCCCCCGCCGCCCGTATCGCCACGTTCGAGAAGGCGGCGTCGCCGCATGCGTCCGACCTCTACCGAGCGCGGACGGGTGCCGTGGGCGGGTTCGAGATCGAGAGGGAAGCGACGGTGGACCGGCCGGCTTCGTTTCCGGGGGTCTTGTCGCCCGTACCGGCCTCGCTCCTCCCGATATCTCCGACCCTGTTCTCGCCGTCGTTCGATCCGAGCGTGCTGGGCTTCTTGCTCGAGCTAAGTCCAGTCTTGGCCAACAAGAGCAACGTCGACGGCAACAACAGGAGCTTCATGGACGGCGGCAGCTTCTTGGCTAGTCCCAGTAACAACTTGCTGTCGACGCCTACTGTTCCTTCCCCTGGAGCTTTCTGGGAACTGTTGAACCAGTTCCCGGATTTGTAG